In Hippoglossus stenolepis isolate QCI-W04-F060 chromosome 20, HSTE1.2, whole genome shotgun sequence, the following are encoded in one genomic region:
- the LOC118099435 gene encoding mitoregulin-like: MVDVSDRALQVAVVVSFAAGFVAGWQANRMRRRFLDWRKKRLQDQLSATQKKLDLA, from the coding sequence ATGGTAGACGTCTCGGACAGGGCGCTGCAGGTGGCCGTGGTGGTGTCGTTCGCCGCCGGCTTCGTGGCGGGCTGGCAGGCCaacaggatgaggaggaggttccTGGACTGGAGGAAGAAGCGGCTGCAAGACCAACTGTCGGCGACTCAGAAGAAACTGGACCTGGCTTGA